A window of Candidatus Zixiibacteriota bacterium genomic DNA:
CGGACACCGGGTTCAGTTACCATTTCACAACAGCTCTATAGATGAAGGAGTGATGAAATGACGCGAATCTTTACCACGGCACGCACGGGCATTGCCACTCTTGTCCTGACCTGTGTGTCGCTGTCAGTCCCGGCGTCCGCCGGGTGCGGAGGGTCGTCTGGCGGATGCGGCAGTTCGCACGATCATGCCAAAAGCTCAACCACGGCGAAGGCACAGGACAGCAGTCAGTATACCTGCCCGATGCATCCGGAGATCATTCGATCCAAACCGGGTGACTGTCCCAGGTGCGGGATGAAGCTGGTTCCAGCTGAGGAGACTGCTTCTACCGTAGCGGCGACCCCTGACCATGCTTTGCCGGAGCAATTCGGGCAGCTCCTGGAGGAATACGCTGCCCTGCGGGACCATTTCGAAACGATGATGTCCCTCACGGCCATAGAAAAGCTCGGCCCTGAGATGCGCATCCATCGCAACCTTATGGTGCTGTTCGGCGAAAACCTGGCAAAATGTGAGGAAGCCTGTGGACGCCTGGCCGGTGCTGTTGACGACGAAAGCGGTACGACTGGAACCACCCCCACTCGGCCGGATCGCACGGACACTCCGGATCGAGCACAATCAGGACATCATCACTGAGTAAACCAGCGACAAGGGCACTGACAATGGTCTTGGCGAACGTGGAATCAACCGTGGAAGGCAATTGCTGTTATGGAGATGATTCGGACTTTCCAGCTGTGTCTTCGACTCGACAGAGCGGCAAAACTGCTTCGCCTGGAACTCGATCGGTTCGGCTTCGCCGTCTCAGAAACTCCTGACCCCGGCTGGGAGCTCCCACCGCTCGTGGAACGCAGGCACGACCGAGTAAGAAGATTGTATGTCCGTGACAAGAGGTCACTACCCTCGCCGGACGGCGTTCTGGCGCCGACCCGCCAAGTGGTTCTTTCTCAGGTGTACGGGGGATTGACAACAGTTACCGTGTTAGCCGCCGCTCACAACGGTTGCGACACAGATACCACACCACGAGCCCAGGACATGCGTATCCTCAAGGCGATCCTGGCGACCGGGATGTCGGCATTCGCCCGCGAAGACACAAGATCCCGACACGCGGCGATCCACTAATGTGAGGCAGTGCAATCGGCCTATTTGCTTGAACACTACTATTCAATGATGAACTCTATTCTCCAGCGGACCAACTTGGCAAACAGCAGCGGCTTGTATAAGATCTTGTTACACACTGCATTAGTGCGCGTCGAGGGTGTTGGTACGATAATTGCTTTGAGCTGAGTATGTTTACAGAAAACCTTCAAAGCAAGGATTTAAGGAGACGACCTTTGATCTCAACTAGCACCTTGACAGGAGCGATTGTGGTTGCTGTTTCATTGATGAGTTCCGCTTTCCCCGAGCAATCGAAAACGCCATCCGCTTCAGCCGCGCCTAAAGAGCTTAAGCCCCAGACCGTCTGTCCAGTGATGGGGAAGCCGATCGATTCATCGGCCTACACCGATATTCAGGGCCAGCGTGTATACCACTGTTGCAAAGGGTGTACTGAGAAACTAACTGCTGACCCGGACAAGTTCTTCAAGAGAGCGGCTGCCGAGGGTGTATTGTTTCAAAACATACAGACCACCTGCCCCGTGTCAGGTGAAGCCCTTGAGGACAAAGATATCTATACGGACTATGAGGGACGCCGCATCTATTTCTGCTGCAAGAAGTGCACCAGCATGTTTGCTGAGACCCCGCAGAAGTTTTTGAAGGCGATGGACGCGCCGGCCAATGTCGAACCGCCGGCGCACAAAGAAGATCACAGCGGTCATCATCATGGCGGCCACTGAGCAGGATCATAAAAAGCGTGTATCCCTCGACACGGCGCTGGCACCGCCACATTGTCGCCACTATCGCTAGTTTCGGCAACCTTTCTACCCCCGTCTTCCGGTGCTTACGCCGCATGGCCGGAGCCCTGCTAATAACAGGCGCTCCGGCCCTTCTTTTGGCCATGCCGTCACTGGCCACCCCGATCAACCGCTACTGCCCGGTACTCACTGACGAACCCGTGGATTTGTCGGTCACAACGACCTACGAGGGCCGTGAGATAGCTTTCTGCTGCAAGAAATGTCGACGCCAGTTTCTCGAGAATCCGGAGCGGTATCTGGAAGCTCTGACGGCAACCGCACAGGCAGAGTTTGAGAAAATTGCCAGCGAAAAACCAGTGCAAGATCCCGGCCAACATGATCACACACATCACGATCATGACGACACGGCGACAGCATCTGACACTGTCGACAGCATTGTCGCAAACTCTCATGCGCATTCGGACGATACAGCCACAACTGAAAGTTCTGGCGCAACCGCCGAACACGATCATGCCACTGATCACGGAGCTTCTGGAGGCAACGCCTCAGGCCGATTCATCACATTCATGGGGAAGTTCCACCCGGTGATCGTGCACTTCCCGATCGCTCTGATAATCGTGGCGCTCGCATTTTCGGTGCTGGCGATGTTAGCCCGAGCGAATCTCTATGATCTGATCGCTGTCAAAACAACCTATCTCGGCGGCTTATCCGCGGTGGTATCGGCGCTGCTGGGGCTGGCGGCCGCCTCGGGCGCACATTATCCCGACATGCTGGTCGGCTACTTCACGTGGCATCGCTTGCTGGGGATCACGTCGGCAGCGCTTACCTTGCTTTCCTGCTTCCTGGCGTATCGGTATGAGAAGACTCCATCACCGAGCCGGCAATGGCTGTTTCGCGGCACCCTGGCGCTGAACGCAGTACTGGTAGGTGTCACGGGTCACTTCGGCGCGACCTTGATCTACGGCCCCGATCACTTTGCGTTTTGACGCATGTACCGCCCGACCGGTTTGTAAGTGAGCAAACGCGCGGCGCCGTCATGCCCGATCCAGTCGGGCACCCATGGCCACTCCCGATGGCAAGATGTGAAACCACCTCAGGAGAGAAGGTCAA
This region includes:
- a CDS encoding heavy metal-binding domain-containing protein codes for the protein MTRIFTTARTGIATLVLTCVSLSVPASAGCGGSSGGCGSSHDHAKSSTTAKAQDSSQYTCPMHPEIIRSKPGDCPRCGMKLVPAEETASTVAATPDHALPEQFGQLLEEYAALRDHFETMMSLTAIEKLGPEMRIHRNLMVLFGENLAKCEEACGRLAGAVDDESGTTGTTPTRPDRTDTPDRAQSGHHH
- a CDS encoding YHS domain-containing protein, which translates into the protein MISTSTLTGAIVVAVSLMSSAFPEQSKTPSASAAPKELKPQTVCPVMGKPIDSSAYTDIQGQRVYHCCKGCTEKLTADPDKFFKRAAAEGVLFQNIQTTCPVSGEALEDKDIYTDYEGRRIYFCCKKCTSMFAETPQKFLKAMDAPANVEPPAHKEDHSGHHHGGH
- a CDS encoding DUF2231 domain-containing protein, translating into MAGALLITGAPALLLAMPSLATPINRYCPVLTDEPVDLSVTTTYEGREIAFCCKKCRRQFLENPERYLEALTATAQAEFEKIASEKPVQDPGQHDHTHHDHDDTATASDTVDSIVANSHAHSDDTATTESSGATAEHDHATDHGASGGNASGRFITFMGKFHPVIVHFPIALIIVALAFSVLAMLARANLYDLIAVKTTYLGGLSAVVSALLGLAAASGAHYPDMLVGYFTWHRLLGITSAALTLLSCFLAYRYEKTPSPSRQWLFRGTLALNAVLVGVTGHFGATLIYGPDHFAF